In one window of Prevotella sp. E13-17 DNA:
- a CDS encoding transporter: MNIIKFLKDWTLPVSMGMGTVVYLIFAFVPALEGAATVMEPVFNAILPLFMFLILFVTFCKVDFHKMLPVGWHLWVSVFNLLFVGIVMAVVLFFHFTGDKLVLMEALLMCIIAPTATAAAVVTQKLGGSLEEMTTYTFLSNFLTVMLVPVCFPLIEKSADISFMSAFTKIFYQVVTLLVVPMLLAYLVKHYWRRLHSKVVSVRDLSFYLWGCSLMIVTGTTVKNIVHAQATLLLLGSIAILGLLLCVIQFAVGRFIGHFFGRAQEAGQGLGQKNTAFAIWMAYTYLTPLASVGPGCYILWQNIINSVEIWQERRRLAAES, translated from the coding sequence ATGAATATCATCAAGTTTCTAAAGGATTGGACACTTCCTGTATCAATGGGAATGGGAACCGTTGTCTATTTGATATTTGCGTTTGTTCCTGCATTAGAAGGTGCTGCAACGGTGATGGAGCCCGTGTTTAATGCCATCCTGCCCCTGTTCATGTTTCTGATTCTCTTTGTGACCTTTTGTAAGGTTGACTTCCATAAGATGCTTCCTGTGGGCTGGCATTTGTGGGTTAGTGTTTTCAATTTGCTGTTTGTGGGCATCGTGATGGCCGTTGTTTTGTTCTTTCATTTCACTGGCGATAAACTGGTTTTGATGGAGGCGTTGCTGATGTGCATCATTGCTCCGACTGCCACTGCAGCTGCTGTGGTGACACAAAAGCTGGGCGGGTCGCTTGAAGAGATGACGACTTATACGTTTCTGTCAAACTTCTTGACGGTTATGCTGGTACCCGTTTGCTTCCCGCTGATAGAGAAATCAGCCGATATCTCATTTATGTCGGCTTTCACAAAAATATTCTATCAGGTGGTGACGCTGCTGGTTGTGCCGATGTTGTTGGCCTATCTGGTGAAACATTACTGGCGCCGTCTGCACAGCAAGGTGGTCTCTGTGCGTGATTTGTCTTTCTATCTGTGGGGCTGTTCGCTCATGATTGTGACGGGAACGACGGTCAAGAACATCGTTCATGCCCAGGCAACATTGCTGCTGCTGGGATCTATAGCTATTCTGGGATTGTTGTTGTGCGTCATACAGTTTGCCGTAGGACGCTTTATCGGTCATTTTTTTGGTCGTGCACAAGAGGCAGGACAGGGCTTGGGACAGAAGAATACGGCCTTTGCCATTTGGATGGCATATACATATCTGACACCTTTGGCCAGTGTAGGTCCAGGCTGTTATATCCTGTGGCAGAACATTATCAATTCTGTCGAGATATGGCAGGAGCGTCGCCGTTTAGCAGCTGAATCATAG
- the lpxB gene encoding lipid-A-disaccharide synthase, whose product MKYYLIAGEASGDLHASRLMQELKRNDVNASFRFIGGDLMAQVGGEMVKHYRELAYMGFIPVLLHLRTILKNMKRCKQDILQWHPDVVILVDYPGFNLDIAKFAHRLGFKVFYYISPKIWAWKEYRIKNIKRDVDELFSILPFEVDFFENKHHYPIHYVGNPTADEVKEFLATKQKGELRNEIKGNKPIIALLAGSRKQEIKDNLPMMIRATKKFENDYDIVLAGAPSIEEDYYKQYLTGSKVTLLKEKTYALLSESHAALVTSGTATLETALFNVPQVVCYETPMPQLIGWLRKKILKVKYISLVNLVADREVVRELVADSFTFDNIQHELEIILDGPARKKMLEGYREVWGRLGKEHAPANAAKTMIQLLNGDAPAISRQN is encoded by the coding sequence ATGAAGTATTACCTGATTGCTGGAGAAGCCAGCGGCGACCTGCATGCATCAAGACTGATGCAAGAACTGAAGAGAAACGATGTCAATGCTTCTTTCCGCTTCATCGGTGGCGACCTGATGGCGCAGGTTGGAGGCGAGATGGTGAAACACTATCGTGAGCTGGCATACATGGGATTCATTCCCGTCTTGCTGCACCTGCGCACCATTCTGAAGAACATGAAGCGCTGCAAACAAGACATTCTGCAATGGCATCCCGATGTAGTGATACTCGTTGACTATCCTGGTTTCAATCTCGACATCGCCAAGTTTGCCCATCGTCTGGGCTTCAAAGTCTTCTATTACATATCGCCAAAGATATGGGCATGGAAAGAATACCGCATCAAGAACATCAAACGCGACGTTGACGAGTTGTTCTCCATCCTTCCGTTTGAGGTTGACTTCTTTGAGAACAAGCACCACTACCCCATTCACTATGTTGGCAACCCCACTGCCGACGAGGTGAAGGAGTTTCTGGCAACAAAACAAAAAGGCGAACTTCGCAACGAGATAAAAGGCAACAAGCCCATCATCGCCCTGCTGGCTGGCTCTAGAAAACAAGAAATCAAAGACAACCTGCCAATGATGATTCGGGCCACCAAGAAATTTGAAAACGACTACGACATCGTACTTGCCGGTGCACCAAGCATCGAGGAAGACTATTATAAGCAGTACCTTACGGGGAGTAAAGTAACGCTTTTAAAGGAGAAAACCTATGCTTTGCTCTCGGAATCGCATGCGGCTTTGGTGACCAGCGGAACTGCTACGCTCGAGACCGCCCTTTTCAACGTGCCTCAAGTGGTGTGCTACGAGACGCCCATGCCTCAACTTATCGGCTGGCTCCGAAAGAAGATCTTAAAGGTGAAGTATATCTCACTGGTCAACCTGGTGGCCGATCGCGAGGTCGTTCGTGAACTTGTAGCCGACTCATTTACGTTTGACAACATACAACACGAACTGGAGATCATCCTTGACGGACCTGCCCGCAAGAAAATGCTGGAAGGCTATCGGGAGGTTTGGGGCAGACTGGGCAAAGAGCATGCGCCCGCCAATGCTGCCAAAACTATGATTCAGCTGCTAAACGGCGACGCTCCTGCCATATCTCGACAGAATTGA
- the mutY gene encoding A/G-specific adenine glycosylase: MTSFANILLKWFRDNGRELPWRETHDPYAIWLSEIILQQTQVKQGWSYWERFMRRWPTVESLAAASEDDVLREWQGLGYYSRARNLHFAAKQIVAMGEFPQTLDEIKSLKGVGDYTAAAIGSIAFGLPAAVVDGNVYRVLSRYFGVETPINTTEGKKTFTALAQSLLPVKEASAYNQALMDFGAIQCTPQSPQCVTCPLQESCVALRENRVGMLPVKQKTLKVKERHLSYVYIRCKDYVAIHRRGAGDIWQGLYEPYLVGEDNNGVDLQQCLLLKKNVRHVLTHRILIADFYFLETEARLELGEGYIWVHESDLERYAVPRLVELLYEEVHAVLGNRK; the protein is encoded by the coding sequence ATGACTTCTTTTGCAAATATCCTACTGAAATGGTTCCGCGATAACGGAAGGGAACTGCCTTGGCGCGAGACCCACGATCCTTATGCCATCTGGCTCTCGGAAATCATCCTGCAGCAGACACAAGTAAAGCAGGGATGGAGCTACTGGGAACGCTTCATGCGTCGGTGGCCTACGGTGGAATCGCTGGCGGCAGCTTCTGAAGATGATGTGCTGCGCGAATGGCAGGGACTGGGATATTACAGCCGTGCTCGCAATCTTCACTTTGCTGCAAAACAGATTGTGGCAATGGGGGAATTCCCACAGACACTCGATGAGATTAAGTCGCTGAAGGGCGTGGGCGACTATACCGCTGCTGCTATAGGAAGCATCGCCTTTGGATTGCCTGCTGCTGTGGTGGATGGTAATGTGTATAGGGTGCTGAGTCGCTATTTTGGTGTGGAGACTCCCATCAACACGACCGAGGGGAAAAAGACATTTACGGCTTTGGCTCAGTCGTTGCTTCCGGTCAAAGAGGCATCGGCATACAATCAGGCACTGATGGATTTTGGGGCTATACAGTGCACGCCACAGTCGCCGCAATGCGTGACTTGTCCGCTTCAGGAATCGTGTGTGGCGCTTCGCGAGAATAGGGTGGGGATGCTGCCGGTGAAGCAGAAAACACTGAAGGTGAAAGAAAGGCATCTCTCTTATGTATATATAAGGTGTAAAGACTATGTGGCCATCCATCGACGTGGGGCTGGAGATATCTGGCAAGGACTCTACGAGCCGTATCTCGTGGGGGAAGACAACAACGGGGTTGACCTGCAACAGTGCTTATTGTTGAAGAAGAACGTGCGCCACGTGTTGACACATCGCATCTTGATAGCCGATTTCTATTTCTTGGAAACAGAGGCTCGTCTGGAGTTGGGCGAAGGCTATATTTGGGTACATGAAAGTGACCTGGAAAGGTATGCCGTACCTCGTTTAGTGGAATTGCTCTATGAGGAAGTTCATGCTGTGCTCGGAAACAGAAAATAA
- a CDS encoding ATP-dependent RecD-like DNA helicase yields the protein MLSDELKLKIEQHMGFAPTSQQRQAINVFADFLFDRASECVMILRGAAGTGKTTLAAAIVRGLLDMKQKLVLMAPTGRAAKVFSAYAHHPAFTVHRRIYRQKTAADLSAFSLNANLSSDTLYLVDEASMISNAGLGDTFGSGHLLDDLMQFVYNGRNCRLMLIGDRAQLPPVGEEESPALMSDVLRGYGMKVYEMELDEVLRQSQESGILFNATEIRRSVDVWALPKLRVIGFPDIQVVPGDELIESLATSYSRVGLDETMVVTRSNKRANIYNQGIRNTVLDREEELCRGDQLMIVKNHYGENGLFLANGDRCVVQRVRNTREEYGFRFADVTLQFPDFDPVLELTSTVVLDTLTSDAPALTREQHEQLYNQVMEDYADIPLKSDRLKKLKTDVYYNALQVKYGYAVTCHKAQGGQWSHIYIDQGYMTDDMLTPDYVHWLYTALTRATEKVFLVNWPKIQIEE from the coding sequence ATGTTGAGCGATGAGCTAAAGTTAAAGATAGAACAGCACATGGGGTTCGCACCTACCAGTCAGCAGCGACAGGCAATAAACGTCTTTGCTGATTTTCTTTTTGATAGGGCCTCAGAGTGCGTGATGATTCTGCGTGGAGCTGCTGGCACGGGTAAAACAACGTTGGCAGCAGCCATTGTTCGTGGCCTGTTGGACATGAAGCAGAAGCTGGTGCTGATGGCTCCTACGGGAAGAGCGGCAAAGGTCTTCTCGGCTTATGCTCATCATCCAGCTTTCACTGTTCACAGACGTATCTACCGACAGAAGACTGCTGCCGATTTGTCGGCATTCAGTCTGAATGCTAATCTCAGTAGTGATACACTCTATTTAGTCGATGAGGCCTCGATGATCAGTAATGCCGGTTTGGGCGATACCTTTGGCTCGGGGCATTTGCTTGACGACCTGATGCAGTTTGTCTATAATGGGCGGAACTGCAGACTGATGCTGATTGGCGACAGGGCACAGTTGCCGCCAGTGGGCGAAGAGGAAAGTCCGGCGCTGATGTCTGACGTGCTCCGTGGCTATGGCATGAAGGTCTATGAGATGGAATTGGACGAGGTGCTGCGTCAGAGTCAGGAGTCGGGCATCTTGTTTAACGCTACAGAGATTCGACGAAGTGTGGATGTGTGGGCTCTGCCTAAGCTGCGTGTCATAGGTTTCCCAGACATACAGGTTGTGCCTGGCGACGAATTGATAGAGTCGTTGGCCACAAGCTATAGTCGGGTGGGGCTCGATGAGACCATGGTAGTGACGCGTAGTAACAAGCGCGCAAACATCTATAATCAGGGAATCCGCAACACTGTTCTTGATCGCGAAGAGGAACTGTGCCGGGGTGATCAGCTGATGATTGTGAAGAACCACTATGGAGAGAATGGGTTGTTCTTGGCCAACGGAGACCGATGTGTGGTGCAGCGAGTGAGAAATACACGCGAAGAATATGGCTTCCGCTTTGCCGACGTAACGTTGCAGTTCCCCGACTTCGATCCAGTGTTGGAACTGACCTCAACCGTCGTGCTCGACACGCTGACATCTGACGCACCCGCTTTAACGCGTGAACAGCACGAACAATTATATAATCAGGTGATGGAGGATTATGCAGACATCCCATTAAAGTCGGACAGACTGAAGAAACTGAAGACGGATGTTTACTATAATGCGCTCCAAGTGAAATATGGCTATGCCGTCACCTGCCATAAGGCACAGGGCGGACAGTGGTCACACATATATATAGACCAAGGGTATATGACGGACGATATGCTGACGCCAGACTATGTGCACTGGCTCTATACGGCCTTGACGCGTGCTACGGAAAAGGTATTCTTGGTAAATTGGCCTAAAATACAAATAGAAGAATGA